A stretch of the Aegilops tauschii subsp. strangulata cultivar AL8/78 chromosome 4, Aet v6.0, whole genome shotgun sequence genome encodes the following:
- the LOC109733453 gene encoding cysteine-rich receptor-like protein kinase 40 isoform X2 yields the protein MNTQEDKQTVLSTLPKDLPLDFLRTITDQFSESRVVGKGAFGTVYTGTMPDGQTIAVKKLAENAPIARDKIFNNEVQNIMAYRHENIVKLVGFCHEGQKKVVLNNGRYIVADVYEGLLCYEYLPKGSLQRNLFDKPIDMAWDVRFKIIKGICDGLHFLHSIPIIHMDLKPQNILLDDNMTPKIADFGLSRLFGKEQTRANTQNVVGSYGYIAPEYLYRGEISTQSDIYSLGLLIIETTTGEKNTPKQNEPSAREFIERVRQNWTEGHIASIYQLNPNALQEVTVCIEIGLECVDVDRKKRPSIESIVERLGRCSANLVSTTSMRT from the exons ATGAATACCCAAGAGGACAAGCAGACTGTTCTAAGCACATTACCCAAGGACCTACCTCTAGACTTCTTGAGGACCATCACAGATCAGTTCTCAGAGAGCCGTGTTGTCGGTAAAGGTGCATTTGGAACAGTTTATACG GGAACTATGCCTGATGGGCAAACGATTGCTGTGAAGAAGCTTGCGGAAAATGCGCCGATCGCACGCGACAAAATATTTAATAACGAAGTTCAAAACATCATGGCTTACCGGCATGAGAATATAGTCAAGTTGGTTGGGTTTTGCCATGAAGGACAGAAGAAAGTAGTACTGAACAATGGGCGATATATTGTCGCAGATGTTTACGAAGGTCTACTCTGTTACGAATATTTACCTAAGGGAAGCCTTCAGAGGAACCTCTTTG ATAAACCCATCGATATGGCATGGGACGTCCGCTTCAAGATAATTAAGGGGATATGCGATGGTTTACATTTTCTTCATAGCATTCCTATTATCCATATGGATTTGAAGCCTCAAAATATATTGTTGGATGATAACATGACGCCGAAAATCGCGGATTTCGGACTTTCCAGGCTATTTGGCAAAGAACAAACACGTGCGAATACACAGAATGTTGTGGGATCATA CGGATATATAGCTCCAGAATACCTATACAGAGGTGAAATCTCCACTCAGTCAGACATTTACAGTTTAGGCTTATTAATCATCGAGACTACCACTGGCGAGAAGAATACCCCCAAACAGAACGAACCATCAGCAAGGGAATTTATTGAAAGA GTACGTCAAAATTGGACAGAAGGGCACATAGCATCCATATACCAGTTAAATCCAAATGCCCTCCAGGAAGTAACAGTATGCATTGAAATTGGTCTAGAGTGTGTGGACGTTGATCGGAAGAAGAGACC
- the LOC109733453 gene encoding cysteine-rich receptor-like protein kinase 40 isoform X1: MHLQLSRKPFIRFISEASAPFHCSLPKLGYLKCSIFSSSHPLLLISSEMNTQEDKQTVLSTLPKDLPLDFLRTITDQFSESRVVGKGAFGTVYTGTMPDGQTIAVKKLAENAPIARDKIFNNEVQNIMAYRHENIVKLVGFCHEGQKKVVLNNGRYIVADVYEGLLCYEYLPKGSLQRNLFDKPIDMAWDVRFKIIKGICDGLHFLHSIPIIHMDLKPQNILLDDNMTPKIADFGLSRLFGKEQTRANTQNVVGSYGYIAPEYLYRGEISTQSDIYSLGLLIIETTTGEKNTPKQNEPSAREFIERVRQNWTEGHIASIYQLNPNALQEVTVCIEIGLECVDVDRKKRPSIESIVERLGRCSANLVSTTSMRT; this comes from the exons ATGCACCTTCAGCTATCAAGGAAACCATTCATACGATTCATCTCAGAAGCCTCAGCCCCATTTCATTGTTCCCTTCCCAAGCTAGGATACCTCAAGTGTTCGATCTTCTCCAG TTCACATCCATTACTTCTCATATCATCAGAAATGAATACCCAAGAGGACAAGCAGACTGTTCTAAGCACATTACCCAAGGACCTACCTCTAGACTTCTTGAGGACCATCACAGATCAGTTCTCAGAGAGCCGTGTTGTCGGTAAAGGTGCATTTGGAACAGTTTATACG GGAACTATGCCTGATGGGCAAACGATTGCTGTGAAGAAGCTTGCGGAAAATGCGCCGATCGCACGCGACAAAATATTTAATAACGAAGTTCAAAACATCATGGCTTACCGGCATGAGAATATAGTCAAGTTGGTTGGGTTTTGCCATGAAGGACAGAAGAAAGTAGTACTGAACAATGGGCGATATATTGTCGCAGATGTTTACGAAGGTCTACTCTGTTACGAATATTTACCTAAGGGAAGCCTTCAGAGGAACCTCTTTG ATAAACCCATCGATATGGCATGGGACGTCCGCTTCAAGATAATTAAGGGGATATGCGATGGTTTACATTTTCTTCATAGCATTCCTATTATCCATATGGATTTGAAGCCTCAAAATATATTGTTGGATGATAACATGACGCCGAAAATCGCGGATTTCGGACTTTCCAGGCTATTTGGCAAAGAACAAACACGTGCGAATACACAGAATGTTGTGGGATCATA CGGATATATAGCTCCAGAATACCTATACAGAGGTGAAATCTCCACTCAGTCAGACATTTACAGTTTAGGCTTATTAATCATCGAGACTACCACTGGCGAGAAGAATACCCCCAAACAGAACGAACCATCAGCAAGGGAATTTATTGAAAGA GTACGTCAAAATTGGACAGAAGGGCACATAGCATCCATATACCAGTTAAATCCAAATGCCCTCCAGGAAGTAACAGTATGCATTGAAATTGGTCTAGAGTGTGTGGACGTTGATCGGAAGAAGAGACC